Part of the Actinomycetes bacterium genome, GCACGGTCCGCCGGGTGCGGCCGAGGTCGAGGTCGCTGCCATCGACGCCCCACCACGCGGGACGCCGATCCACTGGACGCCGGTCAACCGGTCGGCGCCCCGTGCCGGCCCTCGCCGTCCGCGAACCGGGCGGCGCCGGTGACCCCCTCGCGCAGCGACGGTAGTCCGCGGCTGAACTCGGCGGCCAGCGCGGCGTCCAACGCCAGCCCGGACCCGCTGAGCGCCGACATCCGGTCGGCACGCAGCGCCGCCTGCGGCAGCGCCACCAGCGACGCGGCCAGCTCCTCGGCCGCCGTACGCGCCGAGCCGGGCGCCACGACCCGGTCGGCCAGGCCGATCCGCAGCGCCTCCTCGGCCCCCACCGGGCGCCCGGTCAGGATCAGGTCGAGGGCCCGCCCGAGGCCCACGACCCGTGGCAGCCGCACGGTCCCGCCGTCGATGAGCGGGACTCCGAACCGGCGGCTGAACACGCCCAGCACCGCGTCGGACTCCACCACTCGCAGGTCGCACCACAGGGCCAGCTCGAGACCCCCGGCGACGGCGTGGCCGGACACCGCCGCGATCACCGGCTTGCCCAGCAGCATCCGGGTCGGCCCCATCGGGCCGTCGCCGTGCGGCTCGAGCCGGTTCGGCTCGCCCCGGGCGATGGCCTGCAGGTCCGCGCCCGCGCAAAACGTGCCGCCCGCGCCCCACAGCACGGCCACCGCGGCGCTGTCGTCGGCGTCGAACGCCGCGAACGCCTCGGTCAGTGCCTGCGCCGTGGCACGGTCCACGGCATTGCGCACCTGCGGCCGGTCCAGGACCACCGTGACCACCGCGCCGTTGCGCTCGACCCGGACGCTCATCGCACCCTCCTCGCACCACCGACCCGTGCCGATGGACCCGTTCACGGTGCCGTTTCCAGGAATAGCGTGACAGCCGTGACCAGCATCGACTCGTCGTCCGACCTGGTCGTCGACGCCCGCGCCCTGGTGAAGTCGTTCGGCCGCACCAGGGCGCTGGACGGCCTGGACCTGCAGGTGGCCCGGGGCGAGGTCCACGGCTTCCTGGGCCCGAACGGCGCCGGCAAGACCACCACCCTGCGGGTGCTGCTTGGACTGCTGCGCATCGACGCCGGCTCGGTGCGGCTGCTCGACGGTGACCCCTGGCGGGACATCGCGAGGCTGCACCGACGGCTGGCCTACGTCCCCGGTGACGTGGCGCT contains:
- a CDS encoding crotonase/enoyl-CoA hydratase family protein; this encodes MSVRVERNGAVVTVVLDRPQVRNAVDRATAQALTEAFAAFDADDSAAVAVLWGAGGTFCAGADLQAIARGEPNRLEPHGDGPMGPTRMLLGKPVIAAVSGHAVAGGLELALWCDLRVVESDAVLGVFSRRFGVPLIDGGTVRLPRVVGLGRALDLILTGRPVGAEEALRIGLADRVVAPGSARTAAEELAASLVALPQAALRADRMSALSGSGLALDAALAAEFSRGLPSLREGVTGAARFADGEGRHGAPTG